A single genomic interval of Zingiber officinale cultivar Zhangliang unplaced genomic scaffold, Zo_v1.1 ctg34, whole genome shotgun sequence harbors:
- the LOC122037409 gene encoding nucleolar protein dao-5-like, protein MGLGGRIGNVSLASPTFREASQAACRACATNGRLSQNAPTPSRRRARSSSDDSDSDNQPLSQRHRRRAPRPMSDSGPSSIPSPPPNVAASPTSPQATPPSIPSHVADPPTSSNNQAEPPSAPPATSQHAQDDEAGPSE, encoded by the coding sequence ATGGGCCTTGGCGGAAGAATAGGCAATGTCTCCCTTGCCAGTCCTACTTTCAGAGAGGCCTCTCAGGCGGCTTGCAGGGCTTGTGCCACAAATGGACGCCTGAGCCAAAACGCCCCAACTCCCTCTAGACGCCGGGCTCGGTCGTCCTCCGATGATTCTGACTCTGACAATCAGCCGCTATCTCAGAGACATCGGCGCCGAGCCCCTCGCCCGATGTCCGACTCCGGCCCATCAtctatcccttctcctcctccaaatGTAGCTGCCTCTCCTACATCCCCTCAGGCGACTCCACCTTCAATCCCGAGCCATGTGGCTGATCCTCCTACTTCATCCAATAATCAGGCTGAGCCCCCATCGGCTCCCCCTGCCACCTCACAGCACGCTCAGGACGATGAAGCTGGCCCCTCAGAATGA